One segment of candidate division KSB1 bacterium DNA contains the following:
- a CDS encoding YhdH/YhfP family quinone oxidoreductase, which yields MNFPTTYRAYLVTKDANQNATAAVTERPFEALPPGDVIIKVAYSSLNYKDALSATGHTGVTKNYPHVPGIDAAGTVIYSKSDQYKPGDKVLVTGYDLGSNTDGGFAEYIRVPAEWVVPLPSNLTLKESMIYGTAGFTAAICVSQLQKMGLSPDQGEVVVSGASGGVGCLAVALLAKEGYQVVASTGKPQAHDLLKRLGAARIIGREELNDQSGRPLLKGIWAGAVDTVGGNTLSTIIRSLKVQGSVAACGNVADFKLDLTVYPFILRGVNLLGADSALWPRNPRVQLWQKLANEWKIDLLESLSHTITLNDLSDYVPIILKGGIVGRTLIQI from the coding sequence ATGAATTTCCCAACCACCTATCGCGCCTATTTGGTCACAAAAGATGCCAATCAAAATGCCACTGCCGCTGTGACGGAACGACCATTTGAGGCCCTCCCACCTGGCGATGTAATCATCAAGGTTGCTTATTCATCGTTAAATTATAAGGACGCCCTTTCGGCCACTGGGCATACTGGTGTCACCAAAAACTACCCACATGTACCTGGCATCGATGCAGCTGGTACGGTTATCTACAGCAAATCGGATCAATACAAGCCTGGGGATAAGGTCCTGGTTACCGGATACGATTTGGGCTCAAATACTGATGGCGGCTTTGCGGAATACATTCGCGTCCCAGCCGAATGGGTGGTCCCATTGCCCAGCAACCTGACCTTGAAAGAAAGCATGATTTACGGCACCGCAGGATTCACCGCTGCCATTTGCGTCAGCCAATTACAAAAAATGGGCTTGAGCCCAGATCAGGGCGAAGTGGTGGTTAGCGGTGCCTCTGGTGGTGTGGGTTGCCTGGCTGTGGCGCTCCTGGCCAAAGAAGGATATCAAGTAGTTGCCAGTACTGGAAAACCGCAGGCTCATGACCTGCTCAAACGATTGGGCGCTGCGCGAATTATTGGGCGAGAAGAATTGAACGATCAGTCCGGCCGTCCCCTCCTCAAGGGAATTTGGGCAGGGGCAGTCGATACCGTGGGCGGCAATACGCTATCAACCATTATTCGATCGTTGAAGGTCCAGGGCAGCGTTGCAGCCTGTGGGAATGTGGCGGATTTTAAACTGGACCTTACCGTTTATCCTTTCATTCTCAGAGGAGTAAATCTTTTAGGCGCTGATTCTGCGCTGTGGCCAAGAAATCCACGAGTTCAACTATGGCAAAAATTAGCCAACGAATGGAAAATTGACCTATTAGAATCCCTGAGTCATACCATCACCCTCAACGACCTGAGTGACTATGTCCCCATAATACTAAAAGGTGGCATAGTGGGACGGACGTTGATACAAATCTAA